ATACTGCCGGCGTCGGCTGTTCCAGTACCTGCAAGTTCAATTGCAGTACCGTGATCAACTGATGTACGGATAAAAGGTAAGCCCAGGGTAATATTTACTGAGCTGCCAAAACCAACCGATTTTAATACCGGTAATCCTTGGTCATGATACATTGCTAATACAACGTCAGCATCGTTAAGATACTTAGGTTGGAACAAGGTATCTGCAGGGAGGGGGCCTGTCAAATCCATACCCTCATCGCGAAGTTTCATTAACGTCGGAGAAATTATTTCAATTTCTTCGCGACCTAGATGTCCATCTTCGCCTGCATGTGGATTGAGTCCACATACATAAATTTTTGGTTGTTCAATACCAAATTTAGTTTTCATTTCAGCGTGAAGGATGCGAATAATATTACTTAATCGCTCTTCTGTTATCGCTTTTGCGACATACGCTAGTGGAATATGTGTGGTTACTAATGCCACTCGTAATCCAGTTGTTGCAAGTAGCATTACCACATCGGCGGTTTCTGATTGCTGCGCAAAAAACTCAGTGTGACCACTAAAAGACACACCCGCTTTATTAATAATGCCTTTATTTACAGGTCCTGTTACGACAGCGCTAAACTCTGCAGACATGTTTTTTTCACATGCGAATTGCAGAGTATCTAATACGTAGCGGCCATTCGTTTCATTAAGCTTACCTGGTTCTGCAGGTACTGCCATTTTCATTGGTGCGATAGTTAGGGTGCCAGCACGTTGCGGCTGTGCTGGTATACTTGGGTTATATTCGATTAATTCAATCGTTTTACCCAGTATTTTTGCTCGAGATAAAATGAGTTCTGGATCTGCGCAAAGTACGAGCTCTACTGGCCAGTCTTGCTTCGTTAATTCCAGTACAAGATCTGGACCTATGCCAGCTGGCTCACCTGGAGTGATTGCTATTCGATGAGTCACATTTTCACCTGTTTACGATTCATTATCTAAAATACGAATATAAGCTTCTTGTTTTAATTCATTTAACCAAGCTTGGCTTTCTTCAGCTGCACGACGATTATACAACAATTGCCATGCTTTTTGGCGATTTGCTTTATCTGTCGTATCTTGTGTACGTCTATCAAGTAGTTGTACTATGTGCCAGCCATGGCTAGAACGAAATGCAGGGCTAATTTCACCTTTCTTCAAGTCTTTTAGCGCTAATTTAAATGCAGGTACATAGATATTTGGATCTGCCCAGCCCAATTCACCGCCTTTGAGGGCAGAGCCTGTGTCATCTGAATAGGCTTTCGCGAGTTCAGCAAAGTCCGCATCACCTGATTTAATTCGGGCTAAATAATCATTTAATAATGATTTCGCTTTGTCGTCGCTTAAGATTACTGATGGTTTAACCAGAATATGCCGTGCATTGACTTCTTTTGTCATTACCGTTTCTACGCCACGCATATCGGTAATTTTGATGATATGCAATCCAGCTCCACTGCGGATTGGGCCTATGATGTCACCTTTTTTGGCATTGGCCACTGCTTCTGCAAATAGTGTCGGCATTTCATTGATATTCATCCAGCCCCAATCGCCACCATCAAGCGCTTTTGGACCTGCAGAGACGGCTAAAGCGAGACTTGAAAATACTTCGCCTGCATTTAGCTGTGTTTGTATATCGGCAATTTTAGTTTGTAATGCTTCCATTGTCGCACTATCTGCTTCGTTAGGGACACGTAGCATGATATGACTTACACGATATTGTATATTTTTCTGTCCCTGTTCGTTGATGATCGCAAGTAGGTTATTAACGTCTTGATCCGAAATGGTGATACGACGACGCATTTGCATACGCTGCACTTCGTTGGTTAATAACTGAATGCGTAGTTCTTCTTTATAGTCGTTAAAATTACCACCGTCCGCAAGGATGCTTTCACGCAGCTGTTCAACGGTTTGGTTATTATCTTTCGCAATATTGTTTAACGTATCATCGAGCTGAGCATTACTAATACGCATGCCCATTTTCTTTGCCATTTGTAACTGTAGGCTATCAATGATGAGTTTATCTAACGCTTGCTGGGTCAGTATCTCTTGCGACGGTAAAGTTTGGCCTGCTTTTGTTGCTCGTTTCGTTACCGAGCTTGTTAATGCGTTGACATCACTCGCTAAAATAACTTCTTCATTAACAATCGCAATCACTTCATCGAGCTTAGTTAGCTCGGCCTGAGCTTGCCAGCTCGCTACAACTATGACTCCGGATAATAGAGTCTTAATTACTTTTTTAATCACTTTATTAATTCCTATTCAATATCGACTATAACTGAGACAGCAGTAGGCTGAAAACTATCAATTTTACCACGGGAAAGTATGAGGATTGTGTAATTCACTGAAAACCGAGGTGAAAAAGTAAGCGGAAGTATACCTTGTCAGGCTTTCAATGCAATCGTCATTAGCTGTAAATCCCTTTTTGACTGATAACGGCGGGTTAATTACCACCGTTATCATGCCTAAGGTGTATGTCTAAAATTTTA
This Moritella sp. 5 DNA region includes the following protein-coding sequences:
- the pdxA gene encoding 4-hydroxythreonine-4-phosphate dehydrogenase PdxA encodes the protein MTHRIAITPGEPAGIGPDLVLELTKQDWPVELVLCADPELILSRAKILGKTIELIEYNPSIPAQPQRAGTLTIAPMKMAVPAEPGKLNETNGRYVLDTLQFACEKNMSAEFSAVVTGPVNKGIINKAGVSFSGHTEFFAQQSETADVVMLLATTGLRVALVTTHIPLAYVAKAITEERLSNIIRILHAEMKTKFGIEQPKIYVCGLNPHAGEDGHLGREEIEIISPTLMKLRDEGMDLTGPLPADTLFQPKYLNDADVVLAMYHDQGLPVLKSVGFGSSVNITLGLPFIRTSVDHGTAIELAGTGTADAGSMFTAVNQAIEMVEKHA
- the surA gene encoding peptidylprolyl isomerase SurA, with the translated sequence MIKKVIKTLLSGVIVVASWQAQAELTKLDEVIAIVNEEVILASDVNALTSSVTKRATKAGQTLPSQEILTQQALDKLIIDSLQLQMAKKMGMRISNAQLDDTLNNIAKDNNQTVEQLRESILADGGNFNDYKEELRIQLLTNEVQRMQMRRRITISDQDVNNLLAIINEQGQKNIQYRVSHIMLRVPNEADSATMEALQTKIADIQTQLNAGEVFSSLALAVSAGPKALDGGDWGWMNINEMPTLFAEAVANAKKGDIIGPIRSGAGLHIIKITDMRGVETVMTKEVNARHILVKPSVILSDDKAKSLLNDYLARIKSGDADFAELAKAYSDDTGSALKGGELGWADPNIYVPAFKLALKDLKKGEISPAFRSSHGWHIVQLLDRRTQDTTDKANRQKAWQLLYNRRAAEESQAWLNELKQEAYIRILDNES